Genomic DNA from Telopea speciosissima isolate NSW1024214 ecotype Mountain lineage chromosome 2, Tspe_v1, whole genome shotgun sequence:
GCTTAGAACACAGTAACTATCCCCAGAAAAgaaagagttctttttcccataaaataaatttacaaaaaaaaaaaaaaaaaaaaaaaccctaaagccTTAAACTAGGACCAGTGAATTATACATACCCATCACTGTGTACGAATCGAGTAAAAGAAGAATTAAAAATCAGAGAGAAAAGacggaaaaaataaaaaaaggcagAAGCAGGAGAGAACGACGTGCTGCTACGTGTCCTTCTTGAGATCAATAACGACAACACTAACGTTGTCCGTACTATGCCTAGCAAGAGCCACCTTGGTGAGTAACACGGAAGCGTCTGAGCACGCCTTGTCGGAAGTCTCGCCAGCGATACCCACCTTCACGGCATCGCCGCTATTCCCCGGTGACGGAGGAGGTGATGATGGAGCTTGGCCATCGATGCACTTCCGTGCAATACTACAGGCGGTGTCGTTGGACACCACATCCCATAAACCATCGCTCGCCAGTATCAGACACTCATCCTCTTCTGTCCGATCAGTTATCGTCACCTCCGGTTCCGATATCACGTACGGCTTCAAATAGTTGTCTCCTATTGCCCTTGACATGGCCAGTACTCCCAAAACCCTTGCTCCGTCCCAGTATATCACCCGGCCACCGGCACCCTGAATCCGTGATAACTCGTCCGGCCGATCAGGCTGTGAaccagaccaaaaaaaaaaaaaaaaaaccaagttcAGATTCCAATCAATAGTAGGTTCCAAGATCTTGAAGAGTTTCGACTTTGATCGAAGAAAGGCGCGCAAAATGACGCAGCGACGATACGGATCTACAATTTTAACGTGATTCGTACCCGCCGCATGGTCATCTGCGCCTTCCAATCGAGATGATTTCGGTTTTCCACGATTGAATCACGAAACGAACGACTAGTTTCAGTGCTGATTTTATAGTACTGTTTTGATTCTGTTGAGTCATTTTAATGTCCAATATATAACACGGAACGAGGCCCAAAGTTGATGAACTCGACCGTGTGTCTAAGGCACATTTTTTACTAGTTTGCTTTAAGAATGAAGATAGTTCAGCAAAAAGATTCAACTCAAATCATCAAGCACATTTAAAATCATCCAATCGCCAGATCTAGAGAAGTTTCTGTTGTTCAGTTTGTTTCTAATTTCCTAGGGTGCTTTCTAAGTTTCTTGTCACATTGAACGTCAAAGATTTTACGATAAATTTTCCATGAATCTCGTACTCACCTTGTGATCAGTAGAGAGCGGAACGGCCTTCCCACCACGGCTGAGTACGGCACGAGAATCACCACAGTTAGCGACAATAATCTTATccgcagtgataatggcaacCACCGCGGTTGATCCTACAGCATCGCACTGTGGTGTTTGGAGCTCGCACCTGCAATTCGTGATCGGTATATCGGTACTCCATTCCGAAACCTCCTTATCCATTCGAGAGAAGCTTCGCTCCATCGCTTCCTTCCATTCTTCTGTAGGTGTTTCCCGATTTTCCACCTCTTCTTTCACCAGCTGATGCAGCCGTTCTTTACAAGATTTCGCCACCTATAACAAGTCAGATCATCATCAGGTCAGTTCTCTTGAAGAAtgaagacgagagagagagagagagagagagagaggtaataaaaaggaggatgggGGAGATAGATCATACATGAGAGCATCCATGGCCGTCGTAAACGCCGAAGAAATGCAACCCCGAGGGCTGTAAACTATCACGCGGGCAAAAGGAGGGGTGAATAGCCACGGCGTCTTCCATGTCTCTTCTACGGCCACAAACAGAGGTCATACCGTACTTTGGGCACGGGTCAAACAACACCGGCTGGACATGGACGGGAGCTAAGGAACGACAGGGGCTTGAGGTCAAACAGACCGGCGACCCATTGGGGAGGTCGTTGGCTTCTGGTGAATCGTCCTCCACCTCCAGATCCAAACGTCGTTCCGGAACCTCTGCAACACCGCCGCAATTCTCAACTGCGTTCTCACACTCACGCAGGGATAAATCCGGATAAACTTCTAGCTTCGGACGTTTATTTCCATTTTCAGACGGTACGGCAACGCCGGCGATGAACTTGAACCTGCGAATCTCCATCCTTCGACGCCTTGCTGCTCGTGAACTGGGCTCGCAAGATGCCGCTGTGTCACTTCCACTGGCAGCACCACAGCATATTTCCGCCATTAAtggtgctctctctctctctctctctacaaaaCCCTTCCTCTTCTGATCCTTCACCAACCGAAAACGAGACTCTATAGGACctctaaaagtctaaaacatcAGAGAATAAGAATCGCTCAGACCCTAAAAATTCTTTTTACAAGTATTGTTGCAGGAGAtgaaaatagagaaatggaAAATCTTTTCCCTTTGTGTTCATAAAGAGGACGACCAAGCCCAACGCGGgccttcctctccctctttcccaTGAACCAAGCAGCCTCGGGCATGCTGCCCGTGATGCAGGTCACCATCTCGGGCAGCGGCTCGACAGGTACAGTTGGTGTGACGTATTGCATCTCCGCCTACTCAGGGCATCTCCACCGTCCATCAcatttctactttctctctctcatccatAACGCAACACGTGTATCGCCTCATTTCCTACCTGATACGCGTGGACCAATCATACTTCAACACGACTAAGGGATgaaccttcttctttttctgacaCGCATGTGGTCCTCTCCAGGTATTCGCTTTTTCGTggcctttattattattatttttttttttttattttactttaatAAAATCTTTTCCCGCGTTTAATTTAGTTTAATGGAAAAACGACACGTGGTGAGATCATTGCTATAAGAGATGGTCATTAACGATTTTAATTATTCCGTCTTTATTCCGTTCGGTTCCAGTTGTCGAATTATAAACGTCTACGTAACGGTGGTAGATATTGACACATTTGGGCCCACATGTCTAAAATCTTTGAGTTTGTTATAGAATATCTGAGGGTCGGTCACCTTATTGTTGGACACGTGTCGTAAAATGACGTAGACTCGAGGCCGACCTCGTTAATCGCAACCTGTCTATTAATGATGTGGATTCCGAATATTTAATTTTCTCGtgaaatataaataaatcaaaaacaaataaagaaagatTATTTACTAACTTGCGCTCTTAGTATACAATATCAGTATATCACCAAATAGTATTTAAGCGTGTTAATTGGTTCGGTTCCGGTTAACTAGTTGGGATTAAAATCCACTACGGCCAAGGACCTGGCGGCCATCGTCCTACTCCCACCAGGTATCCTGGTCGCACCACGTGCATTTTGAAGCATCCGATGGtcggttttttaaaaaattcaaatcttaCATTAGATGGGTAAGTGACCATATTTAACCAGATATGGACCCGACCAAACCAGAATAAACAGTTGGTTTTCTTACAGAAACCAACTAACCAAAAGGGTCAACGAAACCCTAAGGTTTCATTCTTTGTTTCAAAATCGATTTGGgtcatcctcttcttcctccactgAAGTCAATTCAtcagtggaaaataaaaaattaaattaatttgcATGAAGTAAATCTATAACTGAATCAGTTctaactaagggtgtcaatttagaataaaaaatcaaaactaaaatcgactgtaagtaccgtggtcctcgggacgagggttcctcagccttatggcgacaagaattggcttcgatgaataacggcgtatcattccgatatatcattatggggattgggatcctgctttataaagaaatggaatcgccacctaggattaggacctaggacccaatgggtgtatccccatccggggttagcggaaaggggtacttgattccatatggtctggtcagagattcaaggtaagtagtcaggttacgagggtgggaaggtgttaggcacccaccttgctcggataaaccggtctttctactagatgctgatttttgaatattctccctcgataatatatcttatactaacatgtaaggctaaattatgatacactaatcttgacaaaggaagagaaaatcatctattatgtacactaaacaagctgctttaattgtctacattatgccgaaaataatgaaagggaaagagacagatacctgtctaaaaatgcaagaaataaatgaaagcgcaccgatggcgaaatatgtgatgtcccacggctcaggtggagacggacgatcgacttgtctctctcttgtcggacagaatgaggctatacgagatgagttttgtcactcagacttcgagcagagtaacggctatataagagattctcgttatctgtatacagacagaataacggctgtaaagtggggtttttcgttatccgtatactgacgggataacaatacccaagagcagaatcgctctatgcttggatgggtaatcgaaggatctacccaagtcgaagaactccactcactcacatactcaagagggaaagacggaggaaaagagggtgaaaagggggcaaaacaagccctggagggtctccttacccgagaaaagctttagaaatgagggggggagaccctcctatttatagggaggggtccgctctctctcctggctagataagtcctccacggcgccgtgggtgacgtcagcaggctgatgtcacaccccctcatggcgccgtggagatccggtacacatccccacggtgccgtgggaaggccgtggtgggggaggatgagcagtacctccttcagcatttgataaaagggtcttataagttattttagggatgttagggtaatttggtttatatgtagggacaagagtcattcttgagagagataccgatgtctgtccgtgtcctgttgtcatcattgccggggggggtgataaaattcagtgtctacaccgACTATTTAAAATTGAACCAATGTAAATCGGTTCGATTTTGTTTTCCAACATTGGAATATTTTGATTTTAATCAGTTctaactaagggtgtcaatttagaataaaaaatcaaaactaaaactgGCCAtttaaaattgaaccaaaataaATAGGTTCGATTTTGTTTCCAAAATTGGAATCTTTTCAATGTTTGGGTCAGTTTCGGTTTGATGCCTAAAATTGTTGAATCGAGCCAAATTACTTATTTTCAAGCCAAATAAGGAACCCTACAAAATTATatccatttttatattttttaatcaaatgtggatgataaattcttttccattttaatgTTTGGAAAAAATTTGATGGACTATCATCCTAACAAATAAAGTGTTTTTAATGGTGAAGATGTAAAAGAGTTGACCCAAACATTTAAAACAACACTTaaaaccaaatatgaaattgaATAAAAACCGATATCCAATCGAATcgattcagttttggttttgaaaatgtatttctattctcacttttgttcggttttagtttctatattttgtttcttaaatcgagccgaaaccaaactgattgACACCCATAGTTCTAACCAACGATTTATTGATTTAAAAGTAAATCtaatcatttaataaataattttaatttttgaaaccataaccaaaTTAATTAGTAAACAATTTATCAATTCTTATATTAACAATTTAATTCCATTTCGGTAAATGGTTTCAGTTTTGCAATTGATATATCTACGCTGACCCCAATTCGTACCGGTATCGGTGGAAATCGACATCTATTTCGGGCTAGCCCCGTATCGGTGGATTAGTACGGACAAGTGtaaaaatgtaaacaaaaaagtcaagtttttagaagaaaagatgattgaTCTGGACCGATATGGACCAATCCGAATCGATACTAAAAAAAACACTATACCTTAGGGTATTAGTTGAACCAAAACCAATTgctaaaatcaaatcaaagcaAACTGAAATTAATCGGTTCAGTTTTAGTTTCTTCATCGGTTTTGATTTCATTATTGAAACCACCAAATCAAATCGAATTATCCATTTTTGAACTGAATAAGTAACTGAATACATCATATActttttttcaatgttttaataaatataaatgataaatttcATTATTCCATTTTAATGTTTGGAAAAAGTTTGTGAATTATGACCCTATTAAATAAGGGGTTCTTTTGTTATGAAGATGACAAAAAATGTGTTCAAACAATTAAAATACAATACAAACCAAATACAAATCGAGACAAGAACCGAATATGCAGCCAAATAAAAGTTGAATCGAAACCATCCAAATCATACTCTTATTCGGTTCCGACATGTTATAACTTGAACCAAACAGAAACCGgaccaaaaaaccaaaatcgaaccagtTGTCACTCCCTTACCTGTATGGCTGTACCGGAACACAACAACATAGGTGATCAGTGTACCTTAAACTACGCTTGAGGTATATGATAGTCTCGTTTGCATTTCTCATCCCTTGGTCAAAGTCAGAAATGTATgaattctaaaaataaaaaaaaattaagaaagattacttattttatttatatttagggAACTCTTAATCACGTGAATATatgtagagagagaaagagagagaaaggtacACGTGTAAACAGGTGGTGTGAATGACACTGATTAGACAAATGGATAGTGGGAGGAGGAGATTGAGAGAAAAGTAGTGAAGCGTAAGGAGGGCGCCACGTGTATAATATGAATGGCAAGCAACAACAGTTGTGCACTTGTGCGGATGAAGGGACCGAAAGAAAATCGGTgcccaaggggtcagctcagaTGGTAAAAGGGTggaagaccaactcctcaaataagaagtcatgagttcaaaccaccacCTTGAGGCTTATCCCCAGtttatccccatcccctaatccCCGTCCTGTTCCCCCCTACCCTAATTATACAAGCTCTTAGTTACCCTACTTATATTCCATGATTACGTTTTCTATAGGagaagtttgttttttttgcttttgacaAGAAATCTCTACTTAGTCACATGATTTCTACACAAGTGTTTGGACCAACGGGGGAGCACGCCTCATTATCCATTAGGGGTAGAGGCCTCATTTCACGGTACCCTATGAACGGCATAGGAAGCACCACTAAGTAGggatcttttcctttttttctgtattttttgaaaTTAGTTGTCCGTCCAAACTCCAATGGGTCTAtccctctcctcctcaaaacaaggggtagaggtattttttcatttgggaggagagagataggctcttgggagtgctggcataggccacactcccacacaaagtttttgtttttttagaggatgttaagatggctGTGTGAAAACAttaggaaagataaagtaaaaattgatcatattagagttgatttgaaAATAGCTTTATTCAtgataaaatatgagaaaatcgtttgaggtggtatgatcATATTCAGTAGTGTgctttggatgctccaatatAAATGAgcgatttgattcaaattgaatgaACAAAAAGAATCAGGGATAGATCTAAAATGATCTTAAGAGAAGGGGTGAGAAAGACATGCGTAGCTTAGGTTTTATATCAAGTATGACTTCGACAAGAACTTATAAGAaaacaaggatccatgtaatcGACCCCATTTAATTCAGGTAAGGTTGCCTTGTTGTTATTGTGAGGTAATCTTTATCTTACAAAAAATTTACATCAATCACATAAAATTTTCCATTAAGGACCATACATAAAATTTTGTTGCTGATAAGTGCAAGTTCAACAAAGCTTTCTCTGCCGCAACATGGAAGTAGAAGCAATTAGAAGTCTTGGCCTTTGACAAATCATCATTCACTTGGACTGactccatggttttagtgcactgTATTGGATCAGGTATCACTCACTTGTAAAATCAATACGATATTGATATTGTATCGGCACGAATTGACCGTATCAAACAAATATGCCCTtgattttccttaaaaatgaaattttgacTGTTTTGTCCCTTATAAATACCATTTTACTAATAAAATATCGACATGGTATCAAGATCAGTGACTAGGAAAACTCACCCATATGTTGACAATGTATTAGTCGTggttgtctttttcttttttgcttctaTTTTGTTTATTCGTACCCCTTGCTCCTCTCTAACTAGGAAGCCCATCTTCTTGTTGGTTGAGTCTCCAGGCTGAAGATGTCGTGAGTATGGTGGTTCTAGCCCtcttttttgtacatttttcatCCTTTTGTTGGGGTTTCCCCTgcattggtattttttttttgggcaagagatctctatttggtcgCATGGTTTCTACACAAGCATCTAGATTAATGGGTGAAcatgcctgggtatctaccaGGGGCAGAGACGTCAtatcacggtgccctgtgagaaggagtaggaaacaccaccaaataggAATAATTATTacctccaattcgttgcccgctccaatttcctccaattcctcacata
This window encodes:
- the LOC122651832 gene encoding probable protein phosphatase 2C 24, with the translated sequence MAEICCGAASGSDTAASCEPSSRAARRRRMEIRRFKFIAGVAVPSENGNKRPKLEVYPDLSLRECENAVENCGGVAEVPERRLDLEVEDDSPEANDLPNGSPVCLTSSPCRSLAPVHVQPVLFDPCPKYGMTSVCGRRRDMEDAVAIHPSFCPRDSLQPSGLHFFGVYDGHGCSHVAKSCKERLHQLVKEEVENRETPTEEWKEAMERSFSRMDKEVSEWSTDIPITNCRCELQTPQCDAVGSTAVVAIITADKIIVANCGDSRAVLSRGGKAVPLSTDHKPDRPDELSRIQGAGGRVIYWDGARVLGVLAMSRAIGDNYLKPYVISEPEVTITDRTEEDECLILASDGLWDVVSNDTACSIARKCIDGQAPSSPPPSPGNSGDAVKVGIAGETSDKACSDASVLLTKVALARHSTDNVSVVVIDLKKDT